CTCCAGATTCCCTTGTGGTTCTGGCGGCCCGATCTTGTCATGTACGGTCAGTTCCCTTAAATCACAGGGGGTCATATTGGATCTTGTCCCTGCCCTATAGCTTTCTAAATGACGCCTCCTATTGACAACTAACCACCCGCCACCCCATAATACTTGTCTATTGACAGGACACAGACCACCACTCGTATACAGAACCGCATGCatcactttattttatttcagaAAAGTGATCTGCTTTTTACAGATATTTGTTACAGTAGTTATACAAATTCATAAATTTACAAAATCTGTGCAAACTCTTTCTCTCCAAGTTGCCGCTGTCACAAAGCATGCATAAACAATGGGAGTCAGGCAGCGCGGGCCGGGGACTACGACCGCCATCATCTGCTGAGCGAGCCAGGACGATGGGAGGTGTAGCTTCGGTCCGCGTTGCCCGACTGTACAAGTCATGAGGGCATCTCTATGTAGAAGTAAAAAGTATGTCTATGTACACAACCTGTATGAACAGGACCATATTATAACTAACATGGATTAAGGGCTATGGTCGGCAGTAGCATTCTGGGAATATGTCATTCTTCACGCCTATACATATACTCTAATCGCTTAAAGGGGGTCGATCATCAAAAATAGGCCTCTGGATAAAGCTACGGTATAATAATAGAACTTTTTGTAACTTCTTTTATAGCAGAATAAAGTTTTGTTTGACtttttactttgcagcacttTCAGGTTATTCACTTTATGGCAATTTACTTTGTACAATTCAGAACTGACAGGAGCCTCAAGCACAGTAGGCCCGATTTATAATGGTtgcccatatcaaccaatcacagtgcagctttcatttttcaaaggcAGAATACaagatgaaagctgtgctgtgattggttgctatagataACCTAAGACTTTACATAGGAGTTACATGACCTTATAGAAGTCACAATGATGGGGTACATACTTCTTTATAACATGCCTTAGCTGCTGCAGCACCTCTTTTTGAAATGGACAGCCTACGTCAGATAATGAGACTCCAATTCCTAGCTCGACTATGGCGCGTATGACTAACAGCCTCATAGAGCTATATACAGTCGGGCAAGGTTTTGTGGCCCAATTATGGCCGTCTATGTGAGGCTTTACAGGGTTTGTCCCAGATTATATGGCCACTTTCTTCCAGAtagagcgccacacctgtccttaggctgtgtgtggtactgcagttAAGTTCTATTAAAGTGAATATtattaagctgcaataccacacctgACCTATGGAcgagtgtggcgctgttttaggAACAAAGTGGTCATTTACCATTAGAGACAAACACTCCCTATTCACAGGACTGTCAGGTCGCTGGGGTCTGATTGTTGGGTCCCACAGTGATCAGCTGACTGGGGGCCCGAAAGTCTCCGTACATTCTCAGCCCATGCACTTGCCtaaccattcacttctatggggcaatATCTCACAAACCCCATAGAAGAAAATGGAGACGCAGTCATAAGAGGGAATTTCGGCCCCCCATCACCTGATAGGTCTCTCTAATGGCACAAGATTACTATCCACCATTGATTAACCTAATCTGAGGTGCGGTGTTGTGAGATTTTGCGGCATAGAACTCTATAACACATACCGCAGCTGCTGGAGAACCTCTTTATTCAGACAATGGGGGGCGCTACATAAGTGTAACAAGGGAAGGAAGTTCCTGTACAAGCGACCAGTGACTGGCCGAGATAAGCGGTGCCTATGCCTTGCCGCTTATCTTTGGCATAGTTGTCAGGTTCCGCCATCACAATGTGAATTTATACAAATATTTACAGACAAGTCAATGGAGCGTTCCCATCCACCCGTATTATATATTGAATATTGCCTAAATATTCTCGTAAGAAAATAttgtctattttttttcctttttccgtcATTTTTgatgaaagaatccctttaagaatatttcgCTTGGTGGACCCCCAAGCGTATAAACATACTCTGTGTCCCCGTATGAAAATAtcttggcaaaaaaataaaagcaacagTGATGTATAGTCGACAAAAATAGAAATCTGTAGTCAAAGCCAGCATGATCGTAAAATAAAAGCGAAAACTCCGCGCTAGAATTCGTCTCCTGCAAGTCCCCGTAATGAAAAATAGTCTATACAAAATAATCCGCATCCTCACGTAATGGACACCATTGTCAACCTTTCCaaagatatacacacacatgcaaacatacagtatagggatatatacagtcacacacacaCTAATTTACATAGAAACAGAGACCGATCAAAGGAGAGGCCTAATAATTACAACAGCAACTATCTGGACAAGGATATAGCGGTGTGTTATGTACAGAGATGACAACAACATGCCAGCAGAGGGCGCTGCGGTGTGGAATTGCACTGAAGACACCTGATGAAGTGCACAAGTTAGGAGGAGTCCTTGGCGACCTTGGTTGCGCTTCCGTTCTGTGACTTGTAGCTGGTGAAACTAGGTGTGTGGATGGTACGGATGCTCTTCATACCTTGAGTCAGtgaggtgggagagacagaagtaGAAGGGGAAGTAGcgcaggaagaggaagaagaagaaggaggagatggTCTGCCATTTGCATTCTGCAGTGAAAATGAGAGATGGTGACCTTTACCTGAATAGGATGGGCTCTGAAGCTTCGACGTGCCGTTATGAACAGGACGGATAAGGGAGGAGGCGTTAACGCTACGACCGGGCTGAGGGTTAGAATGGGTTACGGGGACGTGGGACTTCACAGGGGGGTTATGGGGGTTAGAGGTATCATTACACTGAGCAGAAACAGAGCTGCTTTTCCCAGTGTTAGGAGAAAGAGCTGGAATCTTAGAAGCAGATAAAGTAGGGGAAGCAGCCTTAATATCCCCACCAGCTTTCTTAGTACCTCCGTTAGCCTGCAAATAAAGATGGCGGGAGACAGTTTGTCAAAACGATTAACATGAAGACACCAACACGGGCGCAGGAACAAAGCCCCCAAAAAAAGAAACATATTTATTTGCcgattttttttctcactggaCCTGGCAGAAACCATTAAAGCACAGAAAAGTTTAGAGAATTCGAgacgtggaggaggaggaggaggaggtggcgcCCCCCTGGGGCCATAGTGCGGTGCTCTGCATGCTGTGTGAGAAGAATGGTGACAAGATGGCAAGCGGTTAATGGAATGCGGTGGCACATACATGTTAGTACCGGACAACACAGACACCACTGCACGCATGTGCGCTCTGATTCTCGTTGCGTGTTACCGCGGTAAGCCAAGGTTTCGTTCATCTCAGCGGAACGTCTTGAAGTGGAACAAAAGCAGTGGGTGTTTTATTGCAGGCATGCAGAGGTATGGCAAGAGTGAGACATAGGACTACAGGATTTCTCATGCCACCAGATCCAGATATTTAACAAAAACAAGAGTGAAAGCATTCGCCATCCTTGTTTTGGTTACATTGATTCAGTAACTTggcttgaagttttttttttttttaaaaaaaaacaactttttgtcCTTCCAAAAATTGCTGTTCTAAGGTAAAACTACCTGTCTGAATTGACGCTGTGGCTCCTGTAGCTTTGGCTGTTTGCTAGTTTTTTCCATGCTTCCTTGTCTAGTTTTAGAAGACATTGGTATTGGCATTCTGCTGGTTTGTGGCGCTCCGTTTGATCCCTATAGGAACAGCCAACGGGAAGAGagagacagaaaaataaaaaaaataaaaaacaagagaAGTGATTTTTATCCAGTGTTCACAATTCCATGCTTGACCAACATCATATCAATCTCAATCTCTAGTCATGCAGATGAAACATCAGAGGTTATAAAAATcagaggagaaataaaaaaaaatacaagtcaTGTCATTCAAGcaggttctttttttttgttcttggatTTGCCCATCACCAAGTTATCAAGCTTATTAAACCAGCCGCTATAGGAAAAGCCAACCACCAGAAGAACACCACTCAAGGGTTAGGCACCAATCTGTCATTGGCACACCATTAGGTTTTGGAAGTCTTGTGCAATGGTACCTTACGTGCTGTAGTAGGTATGGATGACGGAGACTCTACAACAGCCCTTGTATCATCTGCTAACATAGATCCTTTGGCAACCAGACTGGTTATTGTCAATGATTTACTATCGTCTCTCGATTCTATAGGATCCGATCCCGGCCTTGGTGTCATTCCACTTATCGTACTTTCTAGCTGCTTGATGGTTTGTTCAAGACTGTCTAAGGTTCTGTATGTATTTTGTCTTATCTCATCCGTCCTTGACGCAGACTCTGGTTCTTCGAGGTTGAGGCCTTCAGGTGGCATATTGTCTTCGTTGCTCTTCGATCTTTCGATTTCAAACCTTTTCGCTTCTTTGTGTTGCTTCACGGTACCATCTAGCTCTTCTTCGTCCTCGTAGACCACCACCTGTAAGGTCTTCTTCCCGGTTTTAGTGCCTGTACGGATGGCTTGGGTCAAAGCCGCCAGCTGTTTTTTGGGAAATTTGAACTTGAACTTTTTCTTTACGTCTTGCCTCTGGCCAAACTGGTAGTCCGATGAATCTGACTTATCTTCATCTGTGAGGAACCCTTGGGGTGACGTACCATCCTGAAACATGGTCTGCTTCATTTCAGCCAGAGATGGATAGTTAAATCTGTATTTGTTTTGGGATACAACATTATTTGTACTGTTGACCATTTTTGTTTCCTCAACCTTCTCTTCCCTGGATGGTTGGACATTTGATTCCttctgttcttcttcttcttcctcttcttcctcctcaacAATCTTTGCCTCCGACATAACTTTTTCCAACTCGTCGTCACATTCTTCGAATATGGTAGACAACCTTTTATAGGCGGATCTTATATCCATTGGTTCATCAAATATGATAATGACCGGCTTTTTGTCTGTACTCACGACAGGATCTTGTGGGTCGGTATTGTGGGCTGGAATTGTTTGCACATTTTCTTTATCAACGTTAACTGTTTGCACCTCTCCACCCTTCCGGTTGACAATGTCTTGAACTTCACCTGTTGACAGGACCTGCACCTCAGTATTCGTGATCATAAATGCAATGTTATCTGCTGGAGACCTTGGCTCAGTTGGGGAGATCGTTGGTGACTCAAGTTCCTCAGATTTTTGGCTGATAGTCCTCCGAGAAGGTTTTTGTCTTAATACAACTGTCTGGCCTAAATCTAAGTAAGGCATTCCCTGTTCTTGGCTCGGAGAACTAACGACTGGGCTCTCTAAACTAGAAACCTTGACCAACGTGGAACTTGTCTCTGAGATTTTGTGATCTGTTCCGCCATTAACCACTTCTGTGATGGTCGGGCTCAAGGGTTTATGGTTTTCCGTGTTGTGGAATCTATACGTGGACACGTTTACTGATTCTTCATTTTTTACTTCCTTTTCAGATTCTTCCCTAACTTTCGAGCTAGGCTCGTCCCTCCCTATGAACAGACTGTAGGTAGAGGGTTCGTTCACTACAACCTTCTCCACCTGCCTAAACTGAGCAGAATCAGGTGCAAAACTTGGTATGGATTGAATTTTCCACTTGTCCTCTGTGCTTTCAACAAGTTTTGGGCTTTCGGGACTTACACTTTCTTTTGATATAATGCATGACACCTATGGGGAAATATTAGAGGGGAAATCAACTTGTTAAATGGAAATTCTCTTTCAAGGTGACTAATTATTCTACGTCTAGTCAGGGTTAGGTAAGTTGGTTATTTCTAAGACGAATGACTTACGTTAAGCCTAAAAAGGATTAATAGAAGCATGTAACAACAATAACAATGGCTGCCAAAAATCGTGCCACGTGGTGACGTAACACAAATCTtctctaaaaaaaattccaaaatcttGTCTTTATGCTTTAAGTGCGTCGGCACAGAGGACGACTGTGCATCATGTTAGTCCACCAAAAACATAGCAAGGAGTATGcccacagttaaaggggttgtcctatgaatGGGACTTATCTCCATGCAGTGTCTGATCACTTGGGGTTCCACTAATCCCAAAAATGGGTGGCCTAAGATCCTCTTTCCCATTAGATTGAAGCTGTGGGTACACATGGGCATTCAACTCTATGGAACTGCTAGTAATGGCTGCGGCCTGTACCCGGCTTCTCTTTGGCAGGCCCACAGAAGTTAACGGAGTGGCAGTGAGCATGTGCGACCATCCTTCTTGTGATCATAGGGACTCCAAGGATCAGACACTTTTCGGGAAAGGGATAAGTCTTCAACACTTGTAGTGAATGAACTGTATATCCATCACACCTTAGCTGAGCTTATAGGGCCTTATACTCTGCAACATTGCATTCTGGGAAAGTTTATTATATACTTTATCCTTTATTGTAGGGATTGTCTTATTGCACCCAAGTCTGCGAAGTGAGAGCTGCTGTGCCTCAGTAAGTCCTAAGTGGAGACCCCAGTATATGACTTCTATATACCCTAATACATAGTCACTTCCCAGAATGCAAATCATCAAAGCAAGCTCTGTGCAGACGCTAAACAAGCAAtgaatgctgggagatttcagctccgcAGCCTTCATTCACCTAGGATCAGAATGAACTATTAGGCTGTATTCGCATGTGGTAGATTTCTTGCAGAAATTCTTGTAACTTTTCTAGcatccacaacttttttttttttttttttttagtaaaaatccATGCACACGTTCATCTAGAAGTGTgacagtcaaaaaaaaaataaattaaaaatctgcaacaaatctgccacatgtgaacagTAATACAGGCTGTATATCGGATAAATGTTCCTGCAAATAAAAGGTTAATAGTGCGGAGCCATGGGGATGCCAATGCTGGGGCAAAAAGACAGTAATACACACAAAATGGCAAGGACAGCACGATTAAAAACCGAAAAAATTATTTCCCTTTCACAAGGTCCAGGAGGCCGAGCTATGGGGTGTTTTTGCCTATAGAGCTACTTTTgctctcttagggtaagttcacacgtagttttttttggtcaggatattgaggccgtatccgcctcaaaatcctgaccaaaaagatggctcccattgaaatcaatgggattcgctcaagtcttttttccgggagccgtttcttctggctcccggaaaaaggaagcgagatgctcattcttcagggcgagttgccttgcgatttggcctgaagacactccctcctcccaactaggcccattcattgggcctaatccagagcggagtgcgcggctggatgcagtGCACCCGGctgtcagtcgcggctacccagtttttggatcgtaacctgaggcggccttcgcctcaggtccggatccaaaaaaccccgtgtgaacttactcataAGGTCTGTCTGTGATATGaggtcaaggaaaaaaaaaaacttaggctTCTTCATATGAGGATTTGAGACCCCAACAAACAGCACCTGATACCTCAGCTTCCTAGAAAAAACGGGATCTTTAGTCATGTGAAAATACTCTTACAGACTGATGAGAAACCATAGGTATACATGCAAGGTGCAAAGTGTGCCCACTAGGGGTGAGGAGTTGTTAGGTCAGTTAGGTACATAAGAGACGTCTAACAGCGAGTAGTCTGTAGGGTTAATGGGTTAGTTAGTGTAGGCCAAGAAGGTTATGGACAGGCCTTACAGATGACTTTACCTTCTTTTCCTTGGGTAGAACTAGACCCGAAGGTCTGAAATCTCTCTCTTGAACCTCAGTTTTAGGGGGCTCATATTGCACCTTTGAATTTATTTCCGCTATAGAGCACTTCTGGAAAGCCTATAAGATGCATATACAATGGAGATGATGTATAATGGAGATGATCTGACATGAAAAGCCTGTAAATCATAGATATATCCAAGGAACACAATATACATATGTACTGTACATCTAGATGAAACCAATGGTACCCAAGCTGAACCCAAACTGAATGTTCTATCCAAGCCCAGAGATTTGGCTCCTCTGTAGTAGACCGCAGAGATTGGCACTTTCTACGGGACTGTGCGCTAACACAGGAAGAGGCGGTTACCTGTGAACGGCTGCCAATTGGCTACTCATAGTAACTTCCTTCTAGAGGGGTGCAGGGGTATATAGTAGAAGTCTACTATGGATAGCTTGTATATGTATGCTGTATCTACTATGTATGGGCAGTAGAAAAAAATGATCTGGAGAAAATACTTCCCGTATTTTCCTTGGCTCTGACTCAATTGGCCACAAAAAGGGAGCTCAAAAAATAGGTGTCTCTATATATGTCTAGCCCTTTGTCTTAGGTGCAGGAACACTTTCTGATGGAGTAGAGGGGTTCCTCAATGGTGGGTCACAACCAGTCTCATCGAATTTTACCCAGCTTCCCCTACATGACACAGCCCAACAAATTTGTTCTAAAGGCAAAAAGTCCCATTCAACATGGAAAACTAGATCCATGCATTACCTGAAGTTCTGCCATAatcctctctccttcctcttcctcctcatcttTCACTTGGGAAGTCTTGATGGGACTCTCTATTTCTGGCTTGGTTGTTTTTGGTGGTGGCGGTGGAGGGACATCCTCGGAGTCCTGTGTTGATATATAAAGAATGTATTACGATGAATCCTGAGCACATCAGTTGACGCGGAGGACATcatgactccatagactatagtcACCTTGCTATCTTTCCATTCTGATGTCCATGAACTGCCCAAACTACTTCCAAGGGGGTACATACGACGAGGAGGGGGTGGAGGCGGAGACTTGGTCAACTTCTCATTGTCTTGCTCACTTTCTTGACCTCCTtctaaaacagaataaaaaatggtAAGCAATCAACCACAGTCAGTCTGCTGGTTCACCAGGATAGCTGTTGCAGGATAACTGGATTTACTTGTAATGTACCAAAATTATCCAAAAACAATTGGACGCCCGATTTTAATGACCCCTTCATTTTTCTCAAGATGATGGGAGTTTTACACTTAAACCCATGAAGCCCAATACTAGTAAGAAAAGGACATGATTTTATGTCATGGATCATACCATTGACCTCTAGTTTCTCGATGCTCTCTAGCTTTGAAGTCTGAGATGGCATTTCTAGACTGGGAATCGACTTCATGATATTGGCTTGCGCTTCTTCCAGCATCTTCTCAAATTCTTTTCCATTGTAATGGTCCAGATTCTGCCTCTTTTCTTCAAACTTTCTTTCTGCTTCCTAGAAGTAGAATTAAAGTCAGATTAGAAAACAATGAGAAAACGTATTTCAAAAAAATTGTATGCTCAATACTGAGCACCAAAGGATCCCATCCAATGTCCAATGTCTGCAACCTGTGTGCATGGGCAAAGTGACCCCATAATGGGTCAAGATGAAAATTAATCTGGAGCAATGTAATTACATGACATGGCCGATATAAAATGAACAGCATGAGATGTAAGTGGAGAAGAGGACATGGCGCTCACGAGGGTCCTGGATGCAGAACCTCCACCGATCTTTTATTAGGATAGCTCAtgggcctttaaagaggacctttcaccacttttgggcacatgcagtattatatactgccagaaagccgacagtgcgctgtagCATATACAGTAAGGTATTGAGCACCATTGTTGGTACTTATGTAAGGCCATTTATTGGTGTTCTTGGGTCATGTCTACGAGGCCATCTTGGACAGATGAAGACAAGATGTTGACTTTTGCCAACTTATAAGTACTAGAATATTTCACGTACCTCTATAGACACTGCCCGATTCCTGTATCCAACATGTTGAATTTCTTCAATAAACAGGGCAGAGGACCCATTAAGTTGTGTAGGTTGTGCAGTCGGAGTTTGCTCCAGTGTGGATGTGGCTGATGTACTTGTTGACTGGTGATTTGATGAGGAATCTGCCAAGTGGCCGCTCTGGTTACTGGAGGTAAAGGTATGGTTAACCAGAGCTGAGGAGTGTTGGGATTGCTGCATGAGGACGGGCGAGCTCTGTACGTGGTGGACCTTTACTCCGACAGACAGCGGTACCACTTCTGACTTCACGGAGGCTGTCGGGGGTTCGGTTGTGTTTCCTGGTTCGGTCTGGTTTGGCTGAAGGTAGACTTGACTTTTTTCTTCCTTGTTTTGGATGATTTCTGTTTCGGTGACGGTGTATTGGTTATTTTGATTGTAGTCAACAGTCTTCGATGATCCATCAGAAACATGTCTATGGGGATAAAATACATGTTATTTGAAGATTTCGGTAAGCTTTCGTTAGGTCCATCACTTGCAGTACTACTTTATACCACTCTGACATGAGCACATTGGATGCTTCCATAGACAACAGTGGAGCTGTGACTCCGACCATGAGATCTTTTTGAAACCAAACTCTCAATATTTCAAATTTTACAACATTCTAATAAAGAAGACTTTACAACCCCCTCGGATATCAGGTTTTTATTAGGACTTGAACATAAAAATGAATGGTTTCCGTAAATATCACCTTCTTAAGGCAGACAGGGCATCAGTCATGTTTCGGATCCTCTTCAGTAAGCTGTCCAGTTTATGAGGCTCTTCCTTCAGGAACCGAACCGCTTCCACCTCCACCCGTAAGACGGCCCTCATTTTATTTTGTAGGTATGGAAATTCTCCtggaaatacaaagaaaacactatATTTAGCAAAAAAGACCCACAGACACAGGAGTAAGGGTGAAGACCAAGGCTTGGCAATTTTTGCATTAATGGTGATGGTTTGTTGAGGGTTACCCACCCCGTATTGCAGGCATGATACCACCCAGATGCCTTGCCTCTTATACATCTTCCATTTCCAAAAAATTACGTTGATGTATCCTTGTACAATACTGAGGAGAGATGGGTGATAAAATGATGGACTGAGCTGGCTACTTTTATGTACAAGAACAGGCCAACTACTATGTTGTAAAACAGTGCCctccctgtccacaggttgtgtgaggTATTGCACTTCAATGCCATTCATTTGATCATCAGATCAAGGTTATGATCATAGTTGAATGGCCTAAGTTTCTAAGCCCTGCGGATTTCAGTGGGACCACTGGGCCAACTATTGTGTATGAAGGTGTCCTGACTTTCTTGTGTTGGACTTAAACATGTCTGATTTGTTCTTAGCACCAATATGAGTCCCTCAGGGTGTGTACCTGATCGCAAATTGAGGAGTGGGGAATAGGTGCGCAAAACCGAGCACTTCACAAGGATTCTTCAACAGTTGTATtaatcacaacgcgtttcgggccaagccctttctcaagtgcagtatAAACCGAGCGGTGGTCTATCCAGATAGATGGCTTTTGTTCTTAGGGGAGATAAGTCACTGTCTGAAAGAGCGAAATATCTGCCTAGTGGCTAGTATGTGTAAATCCCCCTAGCCTACAAAAAGTTCTTTCTaaataaaggtcacaccaaatattgatgggatttgaatttctcttttcttcatttatttaattTCATTAATTGACATAAATAAACAATTGACGGTTTTgtgcagctatatactatatgtgtaacACCAACATATCAGAAATTATATATTAAATTTTAAATTCCCAGTAATATTTTTTTGTAGTAAGGAggccactaggtggcgctgtttcACTGATTTTTTTCTGAGACGGTCACTGGTGTTTCTAAGAAATCTTCTGAAATTGATAATATCCATTAAAACATGTATATGGTAATGCAAGATCATTACTGACGTCAACACTATTGCTCAAGGACACTAGACTATGAGTGAAGATTTCCGGTTCCTACCTTTCAGATTAGACACCGCTTCTCCAATCTGGCGCAGTACAAATGCTCGATCCTCCACGTCCTTGAGAGTCACTACTCGGGTAGCACTTGAATCCTTCTTAACATCTTCTACAAAATTCTCCAAGTCACTAGAACACAAGTAGCCAAATGTCAAAAGAggtcatggctgctttcttctagatATAGCGCCACACCTGTCAGTGGAATTGTGCAGTATTGCAGTTCTGTCCATTGGTTTTAATGGAGCTGTTGCAATACATGGAAAGGTGTAGCCATGCTTTTCTTATTTCATATACGgtaatccctttaagcaattttTG
This genomic stretch from Leptodactylus fuscus isolate aLepFus1 chromosome 4, aLepFus1.hap2, whole genome shotgun sequence harbors:
- the KIAA1217 gene encoding sickle tail protein homolog isoform X5, coding for MEEENAIPKSQPLLASSSRQINGQTKNNTFGGSLDDTEYHQSKENLSNGNSHTPSKTGRNIPRRHTVGGPRSSKEILGMQTSDMDRKREAFLEHLKYKYPHHATAIMGHQERLRDQAVQGMLASLHSELDIQRYLMKIESSQRTKSPKLSSSPQPSLGEPAEHLSEVSADSGEAMFEGESTVPFVRGSRTRASLPVVRSTNQTKERSLGVLFLQYGEDTKKLQMPNEITSVDTIRALFVSAFPQQLTMKVLESPSTAIYIKDEGRNIYYELSDVRNIQDRSFLKVYNKDPAHAFNHTPRTVNGDVRMQRDIAYNVREGPVVHRPGSATYPSHGGPISPPPTPVPHSMPPSPSRIPYGGGRPPVGQSNTTMPRERLSSLPASRSISPSPSAILERRDVKPDEDMGNKNVQMMRNDGMYADPYMYHEGRMSIASSHGGHPLDMPDHLLAFHRGSMRSSSTYSNTSMQVEMMEQSVYRQKSRKHSESHLPTLGSKTPPASPHRVTDIRMMEMHGHNAHGPPHGIHSERSSPIRQSFKKDQGPGVFVEAKVRNTGGILGMADIVPSPTEKQMFAGYGAPKDNYTRERMHAMEKQIASLTGLVQNALLKGPSPSSNKEAPGEKVLKSASSTPPVTDSPGHSVSGGKNSLTIIETTAVISQPPPAGSTDVQVSLHDMRRNVAELRLQLQKMRQLQLQNQEMVRAMMKKAEQEISSKVTEMVKNLEDPVQRQRVLVEQERQKYLQDEEQIVLKLSDLENFVEDVKKDSSATRVVTLKDVEDRAFVLRQIGEAVSNLKGEFPYLQNKMRAVLRVEVEAVRFLKEEPHKLDSLLKRIRNMTDALSALRRHVSDGSSKTVDYNQNNQYTVTETEIIQNKEEKSQVYLQPNQTEPGNTTEPPTASVKSEVVPLSVGVKVHHVQSSPVLMQQSQHSSALVNHTFTSSNQSGHLADSSSNHQSTSTSATSTLEQTPTAQPTQLNGSSALFIEEIQHVGYRNRAVSIEEAERKFEEKRQNLDHYNGKEFEKMLEEAQANIMKSIPSLEMPSQTSKLESIEKLEVNEGGQESEQDNEKLTKSPPPPPPRRMYPLGSSLGSSWTSEWKDSKDSEDVPPPPPPKTTKPEIESPIKTSQVKDEEEEEGERIMAELQAFQKCSIAEINSKVQYEPPKTEVQERDFRPSGLVLPKEKKVSCIISKESVSPESPKLVESTEDKWKIQSIPSFAPDSAQFRQVEKVVVNEPSTYSLFIGRDEPSSKVREESEKEVKNEESVNVSTYRFHNTENHKPLSPTITEVVNGGTDHKISETSSTLVKVSSLESPVVSSPSQEQGMPYLDLGQTVVLRQKPSRRTISQKSEELESPTISPTEPRSPADNIAFMITNTEVQVLSTGEVQDIVNRKGGEVQTVNVDKENVQTIPAHNTDPQDPVVSTDKKPVIIIFDEPMDIRSAYKRLSTIFEECDDELEKVMSEAKIVEEEEEEEEEEQKESNVQPSREEKVEETKMVNSTNNVVSQNKYRFNYPSLAEMKQTMFQDGTSPQGFLTDEDKSDSSDYQFGQRQDVKKKFKFKFPKKQLAALTQAIRTGTKTGKKTLQVVVYEDEEELDGTVKQHKEAKRFEIERSKSNEDNMPPEGLNLEEPESASRTDEIRQNTYRTLDSLEQTIKQLESTISGMTPRPGSDPIESRDDSKSLTITSLVAKGSMLADDTRAVVESPSSIPTTARKGSNGAPQTSRMPIPMSSKTRQGSMEKTSKQPKLQEPQRQFRQANGGTKKAGGDIKAASPTLSASKIPALSPNTGKSSSVSAQCNDTSNPHNPPVKSHVPVTHSNPQPGRSVNASSLIRPVHNGTSKLQSPSYSGKGHHLSFSLQNANGRPSPPSSSSSSCATSPSTSVSPTSLTQGMKSIRTIHTPSFTSYKSQNGSATKVAKDSS
- the KIAA1217 gene encoding sickle tail protein homolog isoform X6, translating into MQTSDMDRKREAFLEHLKYKYPHHATAIMGHQERLRDQAVQGMLASLHSELDIQRYLMKIESSQRTKSPKLSSSPQPSLGEPAEHLSEVSADSGEAMFEGESTVPFVRGSRTRASLPVVRSTNQTKERSLGVLFLQYGEDTKKLQMPNEITSVDTIRALFVSAFPQQLTMKVLESPSTAIYIKDEGRNIYYELSDVRNIQDRSFLKVYNKDPAHAFNHTPRTVNGDVRMQRDIAYNVREGPVVHRPGSATYPSHGGPISPPPTPVPHSMPPSPSRIPYGGGRPPVGQSNTTMPRERLSSLPASRSISPSPSAILERRDVKPDEDMGNKNVQMMRNDGMYADPYMYHEGRMSIASSHGGHPLDMPDHLLAFHRGSMRSSSTYSNTSMQVEMMEQSVYRQKSRKHSESHLPTLGSKTPPASPHRVTDIRMMEMHGHNAHGPPHGIHSERSSPIRQSFKKDQGPGVFVEAKVRNTGGILGMADIVPSPTEKQMFAGYGAPKDNYTRERMHAMEKQIASLTGLVQNALLKGPSPSSNKEAPGEKVLKSASSTPPVTDSPGHSVSGGKNSLTIIETTAVISQPPPAGSTDVQVSLHDMRRNVAELRLQLQKMRQLQLQNQEMVRAMMKKAEQEISSKVTEMVKNLEDPVQRQRVLVEQERQKYLQDEEQIVLKLSDLENFVEDVKKDSSATRVVTLKDVEDRAFVLRQIGEAVSNLKGEFPYLQNKMRAVLRVEVEAVRFLKEEPHKLDSLLKRIRNMTDALSALRRHVSDGSSKTVDYNQNNQYTVTETEIIQNKEEKSQVYLQPNQTEPGNTTEPPTASVKSEVVPLSVGVKVHHVQSSPVLMQQSQHSSALVNHTFTSSNQSGHLADSSSNHQSTSTSATSTLEQTPTAQPTQLNGSSALFIEEIQHVGYRNRAVSIEEAERKFEEKRQNLDHYNGKEFEKMLEEAQANIMKSIPSLEMPSQTSKLESIEKLEVNEGGQESEQDNEKLTKSPPPPPPRRMYPLGSSLGSSWTSEWKDSKDSEDVPPPPPPKTTKPEIESPIKTSQVKDEEEEEGERIMAELQAFQKCSIAEINSKVQYEPPKTEVQERDFRPSGLVLPKEKKVSCIISKESVSPESPKLVESTEDKWKIQSIPSFAPDSAQFRQVEKVVVNEPSTYSLFIGRDEPSSKVREESEKEVKNEESVNVSTYRFHNTENHKPLSPTITEVVNGGTDHKISETSSTLVKVSSLESPVVSSPSQEQGMPYLDLGQTVVLRQKPSRRTISQKSEELESPTISPTEPRSPADNIAFMITNTEVQVLSTGEVQDIVNRKGGEVQTVNVDKENVQTIPAHNTDPQDPVVSTDKKPVIIIFDEPMDIRSAYKRLSTIFEECDDELEKVMSEAKIVEEEEEEEEEEQKESNVQPSREEKVEETKMVNSTNNVVSQNKYRFNYPSLAEMKQTMFQDGTSPQGFLTDEDKSDSSDYQFGQRQDVKKKFKFKFPKKQLAALTQAIRTGTKTGKKTLQVVVYEDEEELDGTVKQHKEAKRFEIERSKSNEDNMPPEGLNLEEPESASRTDEIRQNTYRTLDSLEQTIKQLESTISGMTPRPGSDPIESRDDSKSLTITSLVAKGSMLADDTRAVVESPSSIPTTARKGSNGAPQTSRMPIPMSSKTRQGSMEKTSKQPKLQEPQRQFRQANGGTKKAGGDIKAASPTLSASKIPALSPNTGKSSSVSAQCNDTSNPHNPPVKSHVPVTHSNPQPGRSVNASSLIRPVHNGTSKLQSPSYSGKGHHLSFSLQNANGRPSPPSSSSSSCATSPSTSVSPTSLTQGMKSIRTIHTPSFTSYKSQNGSATKVAKDSS